One Plasmodium cynomolgi strain B DNA, chromosome 12, whole genome shotgun sequence genomic region harbors:
- a CDS encoding hypothetical protein (putative) has protein sequence MTTTDKQGKSCKSSRSISSTRASDVSEVNEIYRSLQTEIATYKIKIFHLKSEVQVQRSYFLNERKKNEEYGKILGRFLLEPSSCSQGGEECIGSLNLLEVENKKLRQELALKNSEVIELNNVVNNLKDQKIIFMHSLQNELEVCMNKEAESSLMLHAQTRRLANTNNYIAKQNKEVSQLKEDLNKMEETYVLHVHKMENQIKELLEERNEFISTAKRLEVINMDNKKKDEEISKYKQKCRELSDELNDLLRIVSTERENKSANFGAFYQDGDVISSFTSLKEGFISGGTLKEGFISGGTPKEGFISGGTPKEGFISTLDGAPLGENRLREENSILARQLKQLIEQNEALKAELAQRVQDLQEVGSQLDGHKQTIKVKNQNYALLLERYNNLEKDFENIHLLCLQLEERFRVEQSNHAHASVHGSVHGSVGASVGASVGASIDASVGANGKASARGSGNHEHPLSRSNFSLSDLELNHSQLSESNIQHYQIFCSELQLENESLKQTVQRLKSKNRKLTTSMELLLRDLVTAGGAPPTETYDKVERGNQAAAHGREREGGTGGDLQPGEARTTAECALESAPPSPNQEGGLQRSLSHPSCEANEENPPPGGGQKSGCTQTEKHPVEGTTERGIQTEKRPVEETPPSEEREKKNGCTQTEGKGRPLGEDTPDRNVISEGVNTEEKISTSKQVYTHENRSFVSSGTNTNLIDVAHVGVNPNMIDVTDVGVNPNPIDVTDAGVNPNPIDVTDVGVNPEVETKSTQHREAQTEEISNLVKFTQTEESSSANREVLTDLHGINNCSIKRIMLACSSSKNKKVQVTTTTMNASAQTVEISHHGRYYNCDAYRGDVFYDVQRDRSTTRRIKKRQCVKGCKRLSLYSDEASTGGDFSCESYSTSSTSVYARFRCTEKNKNKNKIKTNDIPTIRSKQKNGEYAIRRRFKEDGAYLHEGDHVGIRKDQLALCDRRRVNRSCKYMGTSSTYALSRGRKDDQRGGTGKRIHKKGEMDEVESLIEILKYSSESYESDTDGHHDVNGHRDVNGHRDLHLCRSEESFYECPSADHARIRFKRLANQQKRHSHRTLKQMRDVSEEDSIEGAYPPHERNERATLRGRSQIVRSSLKCRSCRGGRSCRGDRSCPGCRGCHPQRVIVKENKHVQTGEYFLESEFNYDPSTTPMGSPHYDTKKNITTLKKKIKEYLSDYYHTVIICEHCKGVYVDFFIIQVIHEYIARANFCRRCSCGGGGLGNAVGGKVQGAQWGAVQWDASLGASGELSGELSGELSGECSDQLSGGHSSGHSSRHSSGHSSRHSSGHSSRHSSGHGSDQTAALAANPGGDPPTVALESFLIKRIPLKLPICTCTLVNLKYKKILVRKEESALGRGAQGRAALGRTAQGGAARGTNRIPSRLPNQPGKRKTKNQSEKKHTHQKELMNKALLIINHMRVELNKIKYVICSFLLLNVKNEYHRFFLNSPRLTNLFPLAFRKYAVGESEWCGVVASSEGLLPSETKLSQSGMVKRDASQSGMVTRGASQSGVNVIQVGTSQHASSVCISRESEHPNEEPLSTGTQSRCQPHGSIPHCASNRRGSNVTDVNPFIDSMLASTNDGRRSFADASVSVSASVSTFTSARTSTPPCGGNAEEVEGTTIRSISLLDGQRIANHGSLEERSPCLYSSGKSGNQVSRNELCSQVDTHRAGEAHGPCEVHGPCEAHEPCQAHDNIAKPHDNIAKPHDNIAKPHDDSVNHSGSVPHCDHFLRHDGKENITLFFILSMLRLHELHVASNLKSGVASFTRTDDAAEASNGLGSSFPPSRSSPNGKPPNWNPPSGPHASDFTSPSEVDSFFEPYHLHLGEGTSNAEEKTSLTLIMRDIVKNVEAHSKSIASVYLRLDEPLSVAPIRMADVLRLIQNYEKVDLYMKRLSNRREDEDKVHRGEVHRGEVRRGEAHRGEVRREEVHRDDVRPDEQLPEGGKNCKGCHAAEDDPLILRLKAEIEQLTAEKDAMNKMLSEAVDDNARYSKLCADLQQGKPVEEGGVCMNKIDSCISRIEELHAEIEVLKQRGGSGRIVNSCLRDSDVCSEGRPNGGAHEWDGDHDEDCDRRHDEDCDEDCDRHHDEDCDRDHDEDCDEDCDRHHDEDCDRRHDDACAKRPAAPNRVNKKNNHNHNEQHSPRIPNRHNLQRHNNPQEQHHTSRDLCVQENIE, from the exons ATGACGACCACAGACAAACAGGGGAAGTCATGCAAGTCAAGTAGATCGATCAGTTCCACCAGAGCCAGTGACGTGAGTGAAGTAAACGAAATATATCGATCCCTACAAACAGAGATTGCaacttataaaataaaaatatttcacttAAAATCGGAGGTACAAGTTCAGAGGAGCTACTTTCTCAatgagaggaagaagaacgagGAGTATGGTAAAATATTGGGGAGGTTTTTATTGGAACCAAGTAGTTGTTCACAAGGAGGAGAGGAGTGTATAGGATCACTGAACCTACTCgaagtggaaaataaaaaattgagacAAGAATTAGCTCTCAAGAATAGCGAAGTTATCGAATTAAATAATGTGGTGAATAACTTAAAAGatcagaaaataattttcatgcATTCTCTACAGAACGAGTTAGAAGTATGCATGAACAAAGAAGCAGAGTCATCTCTGATGTTGCATGCACAGACTAGGAGACTAGCCAATACAAATAATTACATAGctaagcaaaataaagaggTATCTCAGCTGAAGGAGGActtaaacaaaatggaggagactTACGTTCTCCATgtccacaaaatggagaatcAGATCAAGGAACTGCTCGAAGAAAGAAACGAATTTATTTCTACTGCCAAACGGTTAGAAGTAATAAATAtggacaataaaaaaaaggatgaggaGATATCGAAATATAAACAGAAGTGCAGAGAGTTAAGTGATGAGCTGAACGACTTACTCAGAATCGTTTCAACAGAGAGAGAAAATAAGAGTGCCAACTTTGGTGCTTTCTACCAAGATGGGGATGTCATTTCATCGTTCACGTCCCTCAAGGAGGGGTTCATCAGTGGGGGCACTCTCAAGGAGGGGTTCATCAGTGGGGGCACCCCCAAGGAGGGGTTCATCAGTGGGGGCACCCCCAAGGAGGGGTTCATTA GTACCCTCGATGGGGCCCCCCTCGGTGAAAACCGCCTCAGGGAGGAAAactccattttggctagACAACTAAAACAGCTAATAGAACAGAACGAAGCCCTCAAAGCGGAACTAGCACAACGGGTACAGGATCTCCAAGAGGTAGGAAGCCAATTAGATGGCCACAAACAAACCATAAAAGTGAAGAACCAAAATTATGCTTTGCTTCTCGAGAGGTACAACAACTTGGAGAAAGATTTCGAAAATATTCACCTCCTGTGTTTGCAACTGGAGGAGAGGTTCCGCGTCGAACAGAGCAACCATGCGCATGCAAGCGTGCATGGAAGCGTGCATGGAAGCGTAGGTGCAAGCGTAGGTGCAAGCGTAGGTGCAAGCATAGATGCAAGCGTAGGTGCAAACGGGAAGGCCAGTGCCAGGGGGAGCGGCAACCATGAGCACCCGCTCAGCAGGAGCAACTTCTCCCTCAGTGACTTGGAGCTTAATCACAGTCAGCTAAGCGAGAGTAACATCCAACATTACCAAATTTTCTGCTCTGAGCTGCAACTGGAAAATGAGTCCCTCAAACAGACAGTCCAACGACTCAAAAGCAAGAATAGGAAGCTCACCACGAGCATGGAGCTTCTCCTGCGCGATTTGGTCACCGCGGGGGGTGCACCGCCTACAGAAACGTATGATAAAGTGGAGAGGGGAAATCAGGCAGCCGCACATGGTAGGGAAAGGGAAGGGGGAACTGGGGGGGATCTCCAACCGGGGGAAGCCCGCACAACTGCTGAGTGCGCCCTGGAGAGTGCCCCGCCGAGCCCTAACCAAGAGGGGGGCCTCCAAAGAAGCCTCAGCCACCCCAGTTGCGAAGCAAACGAAGAGAATCCCCCCCCAGGTGGAGGCCAGAAAAGTGGGTGCACCCAAACGGAGAAGCACCCCGTGGAGGGAACAACAGAACGGGGGATCCAAACGGAGAAGCGCCCGGTGGAGGAAACCCCCCCGAGTgaggagagagaaaaaaaaaacgggtgCACCCAAACGGAGGGAAAGGGAAGACCACTCGGCGAAGACACCCCCGATCGAAATGTCATCAGTGAAGGGGTGAAcacggaggaaaaaatctCGACGAGCAAGCAGGTCTACACGCATGAGAACAGGTCGTTCGTGAGCTCCGGCACAAACACCAATTTGATCGACGTGGCACACGTGGGAGTCAACCCGAACATGATAGACGTAACCGACGTGGGAGTCAACCCGAACCCGATCGACGTAACCGACGCGGGGGTGAACCCAAACCCGATCGACGTAACCGACGTAGGGGTTAACCCTGAAGTAGAGACGAAGAGCACCCAACACAGAGAAGCACAAACGGAGGAAATAAGCAATCTTGTAAAATTCACCCAAACGGAAGAAAGCAGCAGTGCCAACAGGGAAGTCCTCACAGACCTGCACGGCATTAACAACTGCAGCATCAAAAGGATCATGCTCGCATGCAGTTcctcgaaaaataaaaaggtgcaaGTAACCACGACAACGATGAATGCCTCCGCTCAAACGGTGGAAATTTCTCACCATGGAAGGTACTACAACTGTGATGCCTACCGAGGGGACGTCTTCTATGATGTACAAAGAGATAGAAGCACCACgagaaggataaaaaaaaggcagtgtGTTAAGGGATGTAAAAGGCTTTCTCTGTACTCAGATGAAGCATCTACTGGAGGAGACTTCTCATGCGAATCGTATTCGACCTCGTCCACTAGTGTGTATGCACGTTTTAGATGCAccgagaaaaataaaaataaaaataaaataaaaactaaTGATATACCCACCATTAggagtaaacaaaaaaatggagaataCGCTATACGAAGAAGGTTCAAAGAGGATGGAGCTTATCTCCATGAGGGAGACCACGTAGGTATCAGGAAGGACCAGCTAGCTCTATGTGACAGAAGGAGAGTTAACAGAAGCTGCAAATATATGGGCACATCTAGTACGTATGCTTTGTCTAGGGGGAGAAAGGATGATCAGCGAGGAGGTACGGGAAAAAggattcacaaaaaaggagaaatggaCGAAGTAGAATCGCttattgaaattttaaaatattcctctGAAAGTTATGAGTCTGACACGGATGGCCACCACGACGTGAATGGTCATCGCGACGTGAATGGTCACCGCGATTTGCACCTTTGCAGAAGTGAGGAGAGCTTTTACGAATGCCCTTCTGCAGACCACGCGAGGATTCGCTTCAAACGGCTAGCGAATCAGCAAAAAAGACACTCTCATAGAACCCTTAAACAAATGAGGGACGTCTCTGAGGAGGACTCCATCGAAGGTGCGTACCCCCCCCATGAGAGAAATGAGAGAGCAACCCTGAGAGGGAGAAGCCAAATAGTCAGGAGCAGTCTAAAATGTCGCAGCTGTCGAGGAGGTCGCAGCTGTCGAGGCGATCGAAGCTGTCCAGGCTGTCGAGGCTGCCACCCCCAGCGTGTCATCGTCAAGGAAAACAAGCACGTACAAACGGGGGAGTACTTCCTCGAGAGTGAATTTAACTACGACCCTAGCACCACCCCCATGGGTTCACCCCATtatgacacaaaaaaaaatataacaactttgaagaaaaagataaaggaATATCTCAGTGATTACTACCACACCGTCATCATTTGTGAGCATTGCAAGGGGGTCTATGTGgacttttttattatacaagTTATTCATGAGTATATTGCTCGAGCTAATTTTTGTCGTCGCTGCAGCTGCGGTGGTGGTGGGTTGGGTAACGCCGTTGGGGGGAAGGTGCAAGGCGCGCAGTGGGGTGCAGTCCAATGGGATGCTTCGCTGGGTGCGAGCGGAGAGTTGAGCGGCGAGTTGAGCGGCGAGTTGAGCGGCGAGTGTAGCGACCAGTTGAGCGGCGGGCATAGCAGCGGGCATAGCAGCAGACATAGCAGCGGGCATAGCAGCAGACATAGCAGCGGGCATAGCAGCAGGCACAGCAGCGGGCATGGTTCTGACCAAACCGCTGCACTCGCCGCCAACCCGGGAGGGGACCCCCCCACGGTGGCACTCGAGTCCTTCCTAATCAAACGCATCCCCCTGAAACTACCCATATGCACGTGCACACTGGTGAATttgaagtacaaaaaaattttggtgAGGAAGGAGGAGTCAGCACTGGGAAGAGGCGCGCAGGGCAGAGCGGCACTGGGTAGAACCGCGCAGGGAGGAGCGGCACGGGGGACCAACAGGATACCCAGTAGACTGCCCAACCAACCAGGCAAGCGAAAGACGAAGAACcaatcggaaaaaaaacacacacaccaAAAGGAACTAATGAACAAAGCACTACTCATAATTAACCATATGAGAGTAGAActcaataaaataaaatacgtCATCTGTAGTTTCCTTCttttaaatgtgaagaatGAATACcatagattttttttgaactcTCCAAGACTGACTAATTTGTTCCCTTTGGCCTTTAGGAAGTATGCAGTGGGGGAGAGTGAGTGGTGCGGTGTGGTGGCCTCGTCCGAAGGGCTGCTTCCTAGCGAGACGAAGCTGTCACAAAGCGGAATGGTAAAAAGAGATGCGTCGCAAAGCGGAATGGTAACTAGAGGTGCGTCGCAAAGCGGAGTGAATGTCATTCAAGTGGGCACCTCACAACATGCTTCTTCTGTGTGCATTTCCCGGGAGAGCGAGCACCCAAACGAAGAACCACTCAGCACAGGAACTCAATCCCGATGCCAACCCCACGGGAGTATCCCCCATTGTGCATCTAACAGGAGAGGTAGCAACGTGACCGATGTGAACCCCTTTATCGATTCGATGTTGGCCTCTACGAACGATGGGAGAAGATCCTTCGCAGATGCGTCCGTGTCTGTGTCCGCATCCGTGTCCACCTTCACGTCCGCCCGCACGTCCACTCCACCGTGCGGGGGGAATGCCGAAGAGGTGGAAGGGACCACCATTAGAAGCATATCGCTACTGGACGGACAAAGAATAGCCAACCATGGATCGCTCGAGGAAAGATCCCCTTGCCTCTATTCATCCGGAAAATCGGGGAACCAAGTGAGCCGCAACGAACTGTGCAGCCAGGTCGACACGCACAGAGCAGGCGAGGCACACGGACCATGCGAGGTACACGGACCATGCGAAGCACACGAACCATGCCAAGCACACGACAACATCGCTAAACCGCACGACAACATCGCTAAACCGCACGACAACATCGCTAAACCGCACGACGATTCCGTGAACCACTCAGGCAGTGTTCCCCACTGCGACCATTTCTTACGCCACGATGGAAAGGAGAACATCACcctgtttttcattttgtcgaTGCTCCGCTTGCACGAGTTGCACGTCGCGTCTAATTTAAAGTCAGGAGTGGCGTCCTTCACCCGCACTGATGATGCAGCGGAAGCATCGAATGGGCTGGGTAGCAGTTTCCCCCCAAGTAGGAgttccccaaatgggaagccCCCAAATTGGAACCCCCCAAGTGGTCCCCACGCGAGTGATTTTACCTCCCCCAGCGAAGTAGACTCTTTTTTCGAGCCTTACCATCTGCACCTGGGAGAGGGGACCTCCAacgcagaagaaaaaacatcaCTCACACTAATCATGCGAGATATTGTAAAGAACGTGGAGGCACACTCCAAATCAATTGCGTCGGTGTATCTACGTCTGGACGAGCCCTTAAGTGTGGCTCCAATACGAATGGCAGATGTGCTCAGGTTAATTCAGAATTACGAGAAAGTGGATCTTTACATGAAAAGGTTATCAAACCGGAGAGAAGACGAAGATAAAGTGCACCGAGGAGAAGTGCACCGAGGAGAAGTGCGCCGAGGAGAAGCGCACCGAGGAGAAGTGCGCCGAGAAGAAGTGCACCGAGATGACGTGCGCCCAGACGAACAGCTaccagaagggggaaaaaactgTAAGGGATGTCACGCGGCCGAGGACGACCCACTCATCCTTCGTTTAAAAGCAGAAATAGAACAACTCACTGCGGAGAAGGACGCCATGAATAAAATGCTGAGTGAAGCTGTGGATGACAATGCGAGATACTCCAAGTTGTGTGCGGACCTTCAGCAGGGCAAGCCCGTGGAGGAGGGAGGCGTCTGCATGAATAAGATCGACTCGTGCATTAGCAGGATTGAAGAGCTGCACGCTGAAATAGAGGTACTCAagcagaggggggggagcggccgAATTGTAAACTCCTGCCTTCGAGACAGCGACGTCTGCAGCGAGGGTCGCCCCAACGGAGGTGCACACGAATGGGATGGCGACCACGATGAAGATTGCGACCGCCGTCACGATGAAGACTGCGACGAAGACTGCGACCGCCATCACGATGAAGATTGCGACCGCGATCACGATGAAGACTGCGACGAAGACTGCGACCGCCATCACGATGAAGACTGCGACCGCCGTCACGACGACGCTTGTGCCAAGCGCCCCGCTGCGCCCAACcgagtgaacaaaaaaaacaaccacaACCACAACGAGCAACATTCTCCAAGGATCCCAAATCGACATAATTTACAACGTCATAATAATCCTCAGGAACAGCATCACACATCTCGTGACCTATGTGTACAAGAAAACATCGAATAA